The following proteins are co-located in the Shouchella hunanensis genome:
- a CDS encoding MazG-like family protein → MTSDEFQNWIQIYYEERGWHDLDIFIRIGFLSEETGEVARAIRALEIGRDRPEEERGDYQQNKVALTEELGDVLGNIAVIANKYNISLEDVFTLHRNKLEERYAEKG, encoded by the coding sequence ATGACGAGTGATGAGTTTCAAAATTGGATCCAAATTTATTATGAAGAACGAGGCTGGCACGATTTAGATATTTTTATTCGAATTGGTTTTCTATCTGAAGAAACTGGAGAAGTAGCTAGAGCAATTAGAGCTCTTGAAATCGGTAGAGATAGACCGGAAGAGGAAAGAGGAGATTATCAACAAAATAAGGTGGCTCTTACTGAAGAACTAGGGGATGTTTTAGGCAATATAGCAGTCATTGCTAATAAATATAATATCTCTTTAGAGGATGTTTTTACATTACATAGAAATAAATTAGAGGAAAGATACGCGGAAAAAGGTTAA